The following coding sequences are from one Fusobacterium sp. IOR10 window:
- a CDS encoding carbon starvation protein A, whose protein sequence is MISFIVALIALVIGYMTYGKVVERIFGIDENVPTPAVKLADGVDYIEMDWKKVFLIQFLNIAGLGPIFGAILGALWGPVAFLWIVFGCIFAGGVHDYLSGMLSVKNDGATIAEIVGKYLGEVPRNIMRVFSVVLLVLVGVVFVKGPAGILANMTGVKSLVWVSIIIVYYILATVLPVDKLIGRIYPLFGACLLIMGVGIGVSLIVNGYNIPEISFTNMHPKGTSVFPYLFITIACGAISGFHATQSPLMARCLKNQKEGRKVFYGSMIAEGVIALIWAAAAMSFFGGTEGLAKAGSPAVVVNVISNSMLGKFGGILAILGVVACPITSGDTAFRSARLAIADAIHFKQGPIKNRFLIALPLFAIGIGLCFMDFTIIWRYFAWSNQTLATIALWAGATYLAGEHKNYWIAAIPATFMTVVVTSYILIAPEGFRLPEIVGNCSGLILAVVSITLFLSKIKKYKV, encoded by the coding sequence ATGATTAGTTTTATAGTAGCTTTAATCGCTTTGGTTATTGGTTACATGACTTATGGTAAAGTTGTAGAAAGAATTTTTGGTATTGATGAAAATGTACCGACTCCAGCAGTTAAACTTGCAGATGGGGTAGATTATATTGAAATGGATTGGAAAAAAGTATTCTTAATCCAATTCTTAAATATTGCTGGACTTGGACCTATTTTTGGTGCTATTCTTGGAGCACTTTGGGGACCAGTTGCTTTTTTATGGATTGTATTTGGATGTATTTTTGCTGGTGGTGTACACGATTACCTATCTGGAATGTTATCTGTTAAAAACGACGGAGCAACTATAGCAGAAATTGTTGGTAAATATTTAGGAGAAGTACCTAGAAATATTATGAGAGTTTTCTCAGTGGTTTTACTAGTATTGGTTGGAGTTGTTTTTGTTAAAGGACCTGCTGGTATTTTAGCTAATATGACTGGTGTAAAATCTTTAGTTTGGGTTAGTATCATTATTGTTTATTATATTCTTGCAACTGTTCTTCCTGTTGATAAATTAATTGGTAGAATTTATCCTTTATTTGGAGCTTGTCTTCTTATTATGGGTGTTGGAATTGGAGTATCATTAATAGTAAATGGATATAATATCCCTGAAATTTCTTTTACAAATATGCATCCTAAAGGAACTTCAGTTTTCCCTTACCTATTTATAACAATTGCATGTGGAGCAATTTCTGGATTCCATGCAACTCAATCACCACTTATGGCTAGATGTTTAAAGAATCAAAAAGAAGGTAGAAAAGTATTTTATGGTTCTATGATTGCAGAGGGTGTTATTGCTCTTATATGGGCTGCTGCTGCTATGAGTTTCTTTGGTGGAACTGAAGGACTTGCAAAGGCTGGTTCCCCTGCTGTTGTTGTTAATGTTATATCAAATTCTATGCTTGGTAAATTTGGAGGAATTTTAGCAATATTAGGTGTTGTAGCTTGTCCTATTACTTCAGGAGATACTGCTTTTAGAAGTGCTAGACTTGCAATAGCTGATGCTATTCACTTTAAACAAGGTCCTATTAAAAATAGATTTTTAATAGCTCTTCCTTTATTTGCAATTGGTATTGGTCTTTGTTTCATGGACTTTACAATTATTTGGAGATATTTTGCTTGGTCTAACCAAACTCTTGCTACTATTGCTCTTTGGGCTGGAGCTACTTATCTTGCAGGTGAACATAAGAATTACTGGATTGCAGCAATACCTGCTACTTTCATGACAGTTGTAGTTACTTCTTATATTTTAATTGCCCCTGAAGGATTTAGATTACCTGAAATAGTTGGTAACTGCTCTGGTTTAATACTTGCAGTTGTTTCTATAACTTTATTCCTTTCTAAAATTAAAAAATATAAAGTGTAA
- a CDS encoding putative quinol monooxygenase, producing the protein MIVVVAKNVVKNNKVEEFKSLAKELIGHTLKENGCIEYCAYEDSKNKNILTFIEKWENMEVLKAHFETAHFKRIVPQIDGITKDGDINIYNKI; encoded by the coding sequence ATGATAGTAGTAGTTGCAAAAAACGTTGTAAAAAATAATAAGGTGGAAGAATTTAAAAGTCTAGCAAAGGAGCTTATAGGACATACATTAAAAGAAAATGGATGTATAGAATACTGTGCATATGAGGATTCTAAAAATAAGAATATTCTAACATTTATTGAAAAATGGGAAAATATGGAAGTTTTAAAAGCACATTTTGAAACAGCTCATTTTAAAAGAATTGTACCTCAAATTGATGGAATAACAAAAGATGGAGATATTAATATATATAATAAGATCTAA
- a CDS encoding aldo/keto reductase has product MEKVTLNNGVQIPIIGLGTYRAKDKDVYNAVKIALRSGYRHIDTAMIYENELEIGRAIKDSGIPRETLFITSKLWNSDQGYESTKKAFEESLKKLGTDYLDMYLIHWFKGEKKAADSWRAMEELYEAGKIKAIGVSNFTETHIKTLLKTARINPVVNQVEIHVGLPQYNLQKYCDSKNIKLEAYAPMQSGGIFSNEDMKKIAIKHNKTVANIGLKFLVHRGIIVLPKSVTEERIISNKDIFDFSLDDEDLKLLKKQCNGMRLFPDPDNCSF; this is encoded by the coding sequence ATGGAAAAGGTAACTTTAAACAATGGTGTTCAAATTCCTATTATTGGACTTGGAACATATAGAGCAAAGGACAAAGATGTATATAACGCTGTAAAAATAGCTTTAAGATCAGGATATAGACATATTGATACTGCTATGATCTATGAAAATGAATTGGAAATTGGAAGGGCAATTAAAGATAGTGGAATTCCAAGGGAAACACTTTTTATAACATCTAAATTATGGAACTCAGACCAAGGTTATGAAAGTACAAAAAAAGCATTTGAAGAATCATTGAAAAAATTAGGAACAGATTATCTTGATATGTATTTAATACATTGGTTCAAGGGTGAAAAAAAAGCTGCTGATTCATGGAGAGCAATGGAAGAGTTATATGAAGCTGGGAAAATAAAAGCAATAGGAGTTTCAAACTTTACTGAAACTCACATTAAAACACTTTTAAAAACAGCTAGGATAAACCCTGTAGTAAATCAAGTTGAAATTCATGTGGGACTTCCCCAATATAATTTACAAAAATATTGTGATTCAAAGAATATAAAATTAGAAGCCTATGCTCCTATGCAATCAGGGGGAATATTTTCCAATGAAGATATGAAAAAAATTGCCATTAAACATAATAAAACAGTGGCTAATATAGGATTAAAATTTTTAGTTCATAGGGGAATTATTGTTCTTCCAAAATCTGTAACAGAAGAAAGAATAATATCTAATAAAGATATTTTTGATTTTTCATTGGATGATGAAGATTTGAAACTTTTAAAAAAACAATGTAATGGAATGAGGTTATTTCCTGATCCAGATAATTGTTCATTTTAA
- a CDS encoding VOC family protein: MKYKLEHACIRVMDLEKSLEFYKGALELKETRRKDFPKWKFTLVYLTDADENFEIELTYNYSPEKPYEMGNGFSHFALVVKDLEKSYDVHKKSGYEVTDLKGLPGEQPSYYFITDPDGYKIEIIRAK; the protein is encoded by the coding sequence ATGAAATATAAATTAGAACATGCTTGTATAAGGGTGATGGATCTTGAAAAGTCACTTGAATTTTACAAAGGAGCTTTAGAGCTAAAAGAAACAAGAAGGAAAGATTTTCCAAAATGGAAATTTACATTGGTATATTTAACAGATGCAGATGAAAATTTTGAGATAGAATTAACATATAATTACAGTCCTGAAAAACCATATGAAATGGGAAATGGATTTAGTCATTTTGCTTTAGTGGTAAAGGATTTGGAAAAATCCTATGATGTACATAAAAAATCAGGATATGAGGTAACAGATCTTAAGGGACTTCCAGGGGAACAACCTAGCTATTACTTTATTACAGATCCAGATGGATATAAAATTGAAATAATTAGAGCTAAATAA
- a CDS encoding NAD-dependent protein deacylase: protein MDSIDSLVKIVEESKYIVFFGGAGTSTDSGIKDFRGKEGLYKTLYKGYKPEEILSIDFFNCHREIFSEYVKEKMSIENIKPNKGHYALLELEKMGKLKAIITQNIDNLHQESGSKNVIELHGTLKDWYCLKCGKRDTKEFKCECGGVVRPKVTLYGEMLDETVTYRAIGEIEKADTLIVSGTSLTVYPAANYITYFKGKNLVIINEDFTGYDAHATLAIKGNFSEVLDKLVKKLKKN, encoded by the coding sequence ATGGACAGTATTGATAGTTTAGTAAAGATAGTTGAAGAAAGTAAATACATAGTTTTCTTCGGTGGAGCAGGAACCTCAACAGATTCAGGAATAAAAGATTTCAGAGGTAAAGAGGGTCTATACAAAACTTTATATAAAGGTTATAAACCAGAAGAAATTTTGAGCATTGATTTTTTTAACTGTCACAGGGAAATTTTTAGTGAATATGTTAAGGAAAAAATGTCTATAGAAAATATAAAACCAAACAAGGGGCATTACGCTCTATTGGAACTTGAAAAAATGGGAAAATTAAAGGCAATTATTACCCAAAACATTGATAATTTACATCAAGAGTCAGGAAGCAAAAATGTTATAGAATTACATGGAACACTTAAAGATTGGTATTGTTTAAAATGTGGAAAGAGAGATACTAAAGAGTTTAAATGTGAATGTGGAGGAGTTGTGAGACCAAAAGTAACTCTTTACGGGGAAATGTTAGATGAAACTGTAACATACAGAGCTATTGGGGAAATAGAAAAGGCAGATACCCTAATAGTATCAGGAACTAGCTTAACAGTTTATCCTGCTGCAAATTATATAACTTATTTTAAAGGTAAAAATTTAGTTATAATAAATGAGGATTTTACTGGTTATGATGCCCATGCAACACTTGCAATAAAAGGTAATTTTTCAGAAGTTTTAGATAAACTAGTAAAAAAATTAAAAAAAAATTAA
- a CDS encoding CCA tRNA nucleotidyltransferase: protein MKITNKLKKFNKNLESFLSKNILHTLDILYTISLEENKNIFLVGGIVRDIIIEQDTCDIDIVYTGDIYKLGESICNLFEVKYSRFNEKFLTFNILLTNNINIDIAAPRTETYPFSGALPIVERSILEKDYCRRDFTINSLYIKLDNELSLIDYAKGLCDISEKKIKILHEKSFFEDPTRILRAIKFLSRYNYTLESRTEFLLKDAISKNLILNISSDRFKNELFHLFEEENLENIILNIIKYRVFSCFNTKSIEINTYENILKTFNNIFNLKNTFFCRNIKQIEKEKILLFLFFMENDNEKIQEVLKYFNLSKKNIKFLLTLKDFCKSTFN, encoded by the coding sequence ATGAAAATAACAAATAAATTAAAAAAGTTTAATAAGAATCTTGAAAGTTTTTTATCTAAAAATATTCTGCACACTTTAGATATATTATACACCATTTCACTAGAAGAAAATAAAAATATTTTTTTAGTTGGAGGAATTGTTAGGGATATAATTATAGAACAAGATACCTGTGACATTGATATTGTTTATACAGGGGATATTTACAAATTAGGAGAATCCATATGTAATTTATTTGAAGTTAAATATTCTAGATTCAATGAAAAATTTCTAACTTTTAATATTCTTCTAACAAATAATATTAACATTGACATTGCTGCTCCTAGAACTGAAACCTATCCTTTCTCTGGAGCTTTGCCTATTGTTGAAAGATCAATACTAGAAAAGGATTATTGTAGAAGAGATTTCACCATTAATTCCCTTTACATTAAACTAGATAATGAACTGTCATTAATTGATTATGCTAAGGGACTATGTGATATTTCAGAGAAGAAAATTAAAATTTTACATGAAAAAAGTTTTTTTGAAGATCCCACTAGAATTTTAAGAGCTATTAAATTTTTAAGTAGATATAACTATACTTTAGAATCTAGAACAGAATTTCTTTTAAAGGATGCTATTTCAAAAAATCTTATTCTCAATATTTCATCTGATAGGTTTAAAAACGAACTATTTCATCTTTTTGAAGAAGAAAACCTAGAAAATATAATTTTAAATATAATTAAATACAGGGTCTTTTCATGTTTTAATACAAAAAGTATTGAAATAAATACCTATGAAAATATTTTAAAAACTTTTAATAATATTTTTAACTTAAAAAATACTTTTTTTTGTAGAAATATTAAACAGATAGAAAAGGAAAAAATCCTATTATTTCTATTTTTTATGGAAAATGATAATGAAAAAATCCAAGAAGTTTTAAAATACTTCAATCTTTCCAAGAAAAATATCAAATTTTTACTAACTTTAAAAGATTTTTGTAAGTCTACCTTTAACTAA
- the aroA gene encoding 3-phosphoshikimate 1-carboxyvinyltransferase, with amino-acid sequence MKEYLVKPNYNFSAEVDIPGSKSITSRALILASLSENPVILKNPLFSDDTLHMIECLIKLGNKIMISDDKRFIKIIGNKKREFGKKTLYVGNAGTVMRFLLAYIATGTGEVVLEGSSRMNLRPIQELADSLRDLGIKIEYLKASGFPPLRIISTKTKKSVVKVSGANSSQYLSAILLAATCYNHDTEIITTNKIISKSYVDTTINMIEDFGAHVEKTENGYFIKKGKYNNVKGYVIEGDMSSASYFLAAALITNSTIKLNNFFEDSIQGDSRILNILQDIGLEVIDRDDNSVTVKGCEAYPGFSLDLNSTPDLVPTLATVALFANTPSEIYNVANLRIKESDRLFSIRTEIKNINGSATEFKDGLKIIPKETKNYTGCSIETYNDHRIAMSFTLAGLRIPDIIITNATCVNKTFPAFFKVFENLYTGGVNE; translated from the coding sequence ATGAAGGAATATTTAGTAAAACCAAATTATAATTTTTCTGCTGAAGTTGATATACCAGGTTCTAAATCTATAACTAGTAGAGCTTTAATATTAGCCTCTCTTTCTGAAAATCCAGTAATCTTAAAAAACCCACTTTTTAGTGATGATACTCTACATATGATCGAGTGCTTAATTAAATTAGGAAATAAAATTATGATTTCTGATGATAAACGTTTCATAAAAATAATCGGTAACAAAAAAAGAGAATTTGGAAAGAAAACTCTATATGTAGGAAATGCTGGTACTGTTATGAGGTTTTTATTAGCCTATATTGCAACTGGTACTGGAGAAGTGGTTTTAGAAGGTTCTTCTAGAATGAATTTAAGACCTATACAAGAACTTGCAGATAGTTTAAGAGATCTTGGAATAAAAATTGAATATCTTAAAGCATCTGGGTTTCCTCCTTTAAGAATTATTTCAACTAAAACTAAAAAAAGTGTTGTAAAAGTTTCTGGAGCTAATAGTAGTCAATACCTTTCTGCTATATTACTTGCAGCTACTTGCTATAATCATGACACTGAAATTATCACTACAAATAAAATTATTTCAAAATCCTATGTGGATACAACAATAAATATGATTGAAGATTTTGGAGCTCATGTTGAAAAAACTGAAAATGGATATTTTATAAAAAAAGGTAAATATAACAATGTTAAGGGCTATGTTATAGAAGGGGATATGTCTTCTGCTTCTTACTTCCTAGCTGCTGCTCTTATTACTAACAGTACAATAAAATTAAATAATTTTTTTGAAGATAGTATACAAGGGGATTCTAGAATTTTAAATATATTGCAAGACATTGGATTAGAAGTAATTGACAGGGATGATAATTCTGTAACTGTTAAAGGTTGTGAAGCTTATCCTGGGTTCTCTTTGGATTTAAATTCAACACCTGATTTAGTTCCAACCCTTGCCACTGTTGCTCTTTTTGCAAATACTCCATCAGAAATCTATAATGTAGCTAATCTTAGAATTAAAGAATCTGATAGATTATTCTCAATAAGAACTGAAATTAAAAATATAAACGGTAGTGCCACTGAATTTAAAGATGGTTTAAAAATAATTCCAAAGGAGACTAAAAATTATACAGGATGCTCTATTGAAACTTATAACGATCATAGAATAGCTATGAGTTTCACCCTTGCAGGACTAAGAATTCCTGATATTATCATAACAAATGCAACTTGTGTTAACAAAACATTCCCTGCATTTTTTAAGGTATTTGAAAATTTATATACTGGAGGAGTAAATGAATAA
- a CDS encoding patatin-like phospholipase family protein, translating to MNKFFIICICLFSFGSSFASEQLSKEDVEILKLEKQIKLLNNKIKILKKTKEIKNVKTNAKIALVLSGGGAKGFAHIGALKVLEKNNIKIDYIVGSSIGAIIGSMYSIGYTPDEIENYLLNFDWNDSFNKDNPNRTDIPLEERLANNKYAFSLKYDSDFNFSFPKSLKNSQKNYLQLKKIFKRVNNITDFDKLPIPIRIVATNLDTGNTTAFKKGDLAKVVLASTAIPSIFPSVNIDGYHYVDSLVTRNFPVENAIEMGATKIIGVNVGAYISKKNRDKYNIVTTAEQILSIQSAASTDFQKKLATILIEPNLENYSSIDYKEAKKIEELGIEATEKKLEALNLLPKKTKEKVVIKTNSIVVKKSYIHGITNPYKTAIINNILLAYKDRDINTSDLNRLSMRLYGLDFVDKVFYSMDKNTLNLYIEESPSNTLGIAFNYRSNYYTQLKIATDLKSFGKFGSNSNIYLKGGDYLGVGIRNLFYYGLNNKFGLSVGLSYDESPLFLYNNNQREATFKNSTINFDMNVNTHLKNEILVSYGISMKNKKLSTSVGSYDYDDTLNSNVKNYGQGYLKFLWDKADAIYYPKKGFIGTANYFWGGAFEKTSSEFFGSTLNMDNFIPVTKKISILSSLSISKIEGTNIPIDEYLKLGGNFSNVNKKEFSFAGFAPQEKLLEDLVLFKLGIQYELISNLYLTGEYNITTFKEYNYSSESSENVNELWDDYLQGFGVSLGYLSPVGPISLSISHNDERKEFIYQLSLGYIID from the coding sequence ATGAATAAATTTTTTATTATTTGTATTTGCTTGTTCTCCTTTGGGTCTTCCTTTGCCAGTGAACAACTGTCTAAGGAAGATGTTGAAATACTAAAACTTGAAAAGCAAATAAAATTATTAAATAATAAAATAAAAATATTGAAAAAAACAAAAGAAATAAAAAATGTTAAAACCAATGCTAAGATAGCTTTAGTTTTAAGTGGTGGGGGAGCTAAAGGTTTTGCACATATAGGAGCTTTAAAGGTTTTAGAAAAAAATAATATTAAAATTGATTACATAGTTGGTTCTAGTATTGGAGCTATTATTGGTTCCATGTACTCAATAGGCTATACCCCTGATGAAATTGAAAATTACCTATTGAACTTTGATTGGAACGATTCCTTTAACAAGGACAATCCAAATAGAACTGACATTCCCCTAGAGGAAAGACTAGCTAATAATAAATATGCTTTTTCTTTAAAATATGATTCAGATTTTAATTTTTCTTTTCCTAAAAGTTTAAAAAATAGTCAAAAAAACTATCTTCAGTTAAAGAAAATATTTAAAAGAGTTAACAATATTACAGATTTTGATAAACTACCTATTCCAATTAGAATAGTTGCTACAAATTTAGATACAGGAAATACCACAGCCTTTAAAAAGGGAGATTTAGCAAAGGTAGTTTTAGCTAGTACAGCTATTCCATCAATATTTCCTTCTGTTAATATTGACGGCTATCACTATGTGGATAGTCTTGTTACTAGAAATTTTCCTGTGGAAAATGCTATTGAAATGGGAGCTACTAAGATAATTGGTGTTAATGTTGGAGCTTATATTAGCAAAAAAAACAGAGATAAATACAATATTGTTACTACAGCAGAACAGATATTATCTATTCAAAGTGCTGCTAGTACAGATTTTCAAAAAAAATTAGCCACTATTTTAATAGAGCCAAATCTTGAAAATTATTCTAGTATTGACTATAAAGAGGCTAAAAAAATTGAAGAACTTGGAATTGAAGCTACTGAAAAAAAACTTGAAGCTTTAAATCTTCTTCCTAAGAAAACAAAAGAAAAAGTTGTAATTAAAACTAATTCTATAGTAGTTAAAAAATCCTATATACACGGAATTACCAATCCTTATAAAACAGCTATCATTAATAACATTTTATTAGCATATAAGGATAGGGATATTAATACTTCAGATTTAAATAGATTGTCAATGAGACTCTATGGTCTTGACTTTGTTGATAAGGTATTTTATTCTATGGATAAAAATACTCTTAATTTATATATTGAAGAAAGTCCCAGTAACACACTTGGTATTGCCTTTAATTATAGAAGTAATTACTATACACAGTTGAAAATAGCCACTGATTTAAAATCCTTTGGTAAATTTGGATCTAATTCAAATATTTATTTAAAGGGAGGAGACTATTTAGGTGTAGGAATTAGAAACTTATTTTACTATGGTCTTAATAATAAATTTGGACTTAGTGTTGGATTAAGTTATGATGAGTCCCCTTTATTTCTATATAACAACAATCAAAGGGAAGCTACATTTAAAAACAGTACTATTAATTTTGATATGAATGTTAATACACATTTAAAAAATGAGATTTTAGTTTCCTATGGAATTTCCATGAAAAATAAAAAACTATCCACAAGTGTAGGTAGTTACGATTATGATGATACACTTAATTCAAATGTAAAAAATTATGGTCAAGGATATTTGAAATTTCTTTGGGATAAAGCAGATGCTATTTATTATCCTAAAAAAGGATTCATTGGTACTGCTAACTATTTTTGGGGCGGGGCCTTTGAAAAAACTTCTTCAGAATTTTTTGGTAGTACTTTAAATATGGATAATTTTATTCCAGTAACTAAAAAGATTTCAATTTTATCTTCCCTTTCAATATCTAAAATTGAGGGAACAAATATTCCAATTGACGAATATTTAAAACTTGGAGGAAATTTCAGCAATGTAAATAAAAAAGAATTCTCCTTTGCAGGTTTTGCTCCTCAAGAAAAACTTTTGGAAGATTTAGTTTTATTTAAATTAGGAATACAATATGAACTTATTTCAAATTTATATCTTACTGGAGAATACAATATCACCACTTTTAAAGAATATAACTATTCATCTGAAAGTTCAGAGAATGTAAATGAACTGTGGGATGACTATCTTCAAGGATTTGGAGTTAGTTTAGGTTATTTGTCCCCTGTTGGGCCTATTAGCCTTTCAATTTCTCACAATGATGAAAGAAAAGAATTTATATACCAATTAAGTCTTGGATATATTATAGATTAA
- a CDS encoding penicillin-binding transpeptidase domain-containing protein, with protein MTKKRILKIPLLIINALLFFIALHFKNSFFAVSALVFFIYFLWLFHKWKKIKTTDNFKLKTLASTDIILFFILILGLRLIKIQIIDVDKYRKVVNEQIEGYYELKGKRGKILDRNGTELAYSLKTYNLYLDPKRVISNPPSKKAIGEIFETFKINKNYNYFMKTVLKDGKNGRRYKNITKGLNENEKIKLDKILKKYKIYRNEIFIKENSVRKYYNINNYQETIGRLGYSNKSGKYIGVFGLEKYYNSYLNEKKIIKKSIFAKNRKLILPMAKEEMNINLDGKSLFLTIDNDIQYILNDEMRKKFKETKSEEAYAIIINPNNGEILALSNLRKNMKVLRNGVFQNQLEPGSIFKPIVMSAALNDGFINKKSKFDIKDGKITKYNHTIKEASRSTKGVLTLKEILAKSSNVAMVMISDLFSNEKMEEYLINYGLYNKTNVDFPFEKKPYTTPSYKWDGLKKNTIAFGQGVAVTPVQMVTAFSAIVNGGTLYRPFLVKKIVDEDGIVIRRNLPKVIGHPISEETSTYMRELLENVVNNGGGKHAKLNGYRIGGKTGTAQISGGKSGYIKKDFLTSFVGVFPANKPEYVAFITFYKPEVEKKYGGIVAAPVFKEVVKRITMKKEILSNQIEKIKINKTNFPSLIEHKKIDIVSMPNLKGLTAREAIILFESKDIDFDIKGTGLIEDFYPKEGTNLKDTKTIHLILGGKK; from the coding sequence TTGACTAAAAAAAGAATTTTAAAAATACCATTACTTATTATAAATGCTTTGTTATTTTTTATAGCTTTACATTTTAAAAATAGCTTTTTTGCTGTAAGTGCCCTTGTATTTTTCATATATTTTCTATGGCTTTTCCATAAGTGGAAGAAAATTAAAACAACTGACAATTTTAAATTAAAAACCCTAGCTAGTACTGATATTATTCTTTTTTTTATTTTAATCTTAGGCTTAAGATTAATTAAAATTCAAATAATTGATGTTGATAAATATAGAAAAGTTGTTAATGAACAAATAGAGGGATATTATGAGTTAAAAGGTAAAAGAGGAAAAATATTAGATAGAAATGGAACTGAATTGGCCTACAGTTTAAAAACCTACAATCTTTATTTAGATCCAAAAAGAGTGATTTCTAATCCACCTTCTAAAAAAGCAATTGGTGAAATTTTCGAAACTTTTAAAATTAATAAAAATTATAACTATTTTATGAAAACAGTTTTAAAGGATGGAAAAAATGGAAGAAGATACAAAAATATAACCAAAGGTCTAAATGAAAATGAAAAAATTAAATTGGATAAAATTTTAAAAAAATATAAAATTTATAGAAATGAAATTTTCATAAAAGAAAACAGTGTGAGAAAATATTATAATATTAATAATTACCAAGAAACAATTGGTAGGCTTGGATATTCCAATAAAAGTGGGAAATATATTGGAGTTTTTGGTTTGGAAAAATATTATAACAGCTATTTAAATGAAAAGAAAATTATTAAAAAAAGTATCTTTGCCAAAAATAGAAAACTGATTTTACCAATGGCCAAAGAGGAAATGAATATTAACTTAGATGGTAAAAGCTTATTTTTAACCATTGACAATGATATTCAATACATTCTAAATGATGAAATGAGAAAAAAATTTAAAGAAACAAAATCAGAAGAGGCCTATGCTATTATAATAAATCCAAACAATGGAGAAATTTTAGCCCTTTCTAATTTAAGAAAAAATATGAAGGTTCTAAGAAATGGTGTGTTTCAAAATCAACTTGAACCAGGGTCAATATTTAAACCAATAGTTATGTCTGCTGCTCTAAATGATGGATTTATAAATAAAAAAAGTAAGTTTGACATTAAAGATGGAAAAATAACTAAATATAATCACACTATTAAAGAGGCTAGTAGAAGCACAAAGGGAGTTTTAACTTTAAAAGAAATTCTAGCTAAATCTAGTAACGTAGCCATGGTAATGATTAGTGATCTATTTTCAAATGAAAAAATGGAAGAGTATTTAATCAATTATGGTCTTTATAATAAAACCAACGTTGATTTCCCCTTTGAAAAAAAACCTTATACCACTCCTAGTTATAAATGGGATGGGCTTAAGAAAAATACAATTGCCTTTGGACAAGGTGTTGCAGTAACCCCTGTTCAAATGGTCACTGCCTTTTCAGCAATTGTTAATGGTGGTACTTTGTATAGACCTTTTTTAGTTAAAAAAATTGTTGATGAAGATGGCATTGTTATTAGAAGAAACCTTCCTAAAGTTATAGGGCATCCTATAAGTGAAGAAACTTCAACTTATATGAGAGAATTATTAGAAAATGTTGTTAATAATGGTGGAGGAAAACATGCTAAATTAAATGGATATAGAATTGGTGGAAAAACTGGAACTGCTCAAATAAGTGGAGGTAAATCTGGATATATTAAGAAGGATTTTTTAACTTCCTTTGTTGGAGTTTTCCCTGCAAATAAGCCTGAATATGTTGCCTTTATAACCTTTTACAAACCTGAGGTTGAAAAGAAATATGGTGGTATTGTTGCTGCTCCTGTATTTAAAGAGGTAGTTAAAAGAATAACCATGAAGAAGGAAATTTTGTCTAACCAAATTGAAAAAATAAAAATCAACAAAACAAACTTTCCAAGTTTAATTGAACACAAAAAAATTGATATTGTTTCTATGCCTAATTTAAAAGGTCTTACAGCAAGGGAAGCAATTATTCTATTTGAAAGTAAAGACATTGATTTTGATATTAAAGGAACTGGATTAATTGAGGACTTTTATCCTAAAGAGGGAACTAACTTAAAAGATACTAAGACCATCCATTTAATATTAGGGGGTAAAAAGTGA